The following coding sequences lie in one Pseudomonas sp. B33.4 genomic window:
- a CDS encoding ABC transporter ATP-binding protein/permease, which produces MNQNAEYSAVNDAVRGQFFRKVWAIITPYWRSEEKGKAWTLLIAVIALSLLSVGISVWFNTWYKDFYNALQKKDEAAFWRLILYFCGIAAVAIIGAVYRLYLTQMLTIRWRAWLTEKHFSRWLADKNYYQLEQGGYTDNPDQRISEDLNKFTATTLSLGIGLLSNVVSLVSFSIILWGVSGSIEVFGVTIPGYMFWCVLIYAAVGSWLTHLIGRRLIGLNNRQQRFEADLRFSMVRIRENAESIALYNGEPNENRRLSNRFGLVWHNFWDIMKVSKRLTFFTAGYSQAAVIFPFIVAAPRYFTGKIELGELMQISSAFGNVQESFSWFISAYQELASWRATCDRLLSFRQAMTDNEERTPAIDVQNQGNELKVHNLGLDLADGRHLLTSADMTVEPGERVMLSGRSGSGKSTLLRAMGHLWPAGHGNIRLPAARYLFLPQKPYLPIGTLREALSYPQAGDTYAPERYAQVLETCRLPHLVARLDEANHWQRMLSPGEQQRLAFARAMLYAPQWLYMDEATSAMDEEDEATLYQALIDQLPGLSIVSVGHRSSLKRFHPRHVRIDSGHLVEQTVTA; this is translated from the coding sequence ATGAATCAGAACGCTGAATATTCCGCGGTCAACGATGCTGTGCGCGGGCAGTTTTTTCGCAAGGTGTGGGCGATCATCACGCCGTATTGGCGCAGTGAAGAGAAGGGCAAGGCCTGGACGCTGCTGATTGCGGTGATCGCGCTCTCGCTGCTGAGCGTGGGCATCTCGGTGTGGTTCAACACCTGGTACAAGGATTTCTACAACGCGCTGCAAAAGAAGGACGAAGCGGCGTTCTGGCGCTTGATTCTGTATTTTTGCGGCATTGCGGCCGTGGCGATTATCGGTGCCGTGTACAGGCTGTATCTGACCCAGATGCTGACAATTCGCTGGCGGGCGTGGCTCACTGAAAAGCATTTCTCGCGTTGGCTTGCCGACAAGAATTATTACCAGTTGGAGCAGGGCGGTTATACCGATAACCCGGACCAGCGGATTTCCGAAGACCTTAACAAGTTCACCGCCACCACCTTGAGCCTGGGTATTGGTTTGCTGAGCAATGTCGTCAGTCTGGTGTCTTTTTCGATCATCCTCTGGGGCGTATCGGGCAGCATCGAAGTGTTCGGGGTTACGATTCCCGGCTACATGTTCTGGTGTGTGCTGATTTATGCAGCGGTAGGTAGTTGGCTGACGCATTTGATCGGTCGGCGCCTGATTGGCCTGAACAACAGACAACAACGATTCGAAGCTGACCTGCGTTTCTCCATGGTGCGAATTCGTGAGAATGCCGAGAGCATCGCGTTGTACAACGGCGAGCCGAACGAGAACCGCCGACTGAGCAACCGTTTCGGTCTGGTCTGGCACAACTTCTGGGACATCATGAAAGTGTCCAAGCGACTGACTTTCTTTACAGCCGGCTACAGCCAGGCAGCCGTGATTTTCCCGTTTATCGTTGCGGCACCGCGTTACTTCACCGGCAAGATCGAACTCGGTGAACTGATGCAGATCAGCTCCGCATTCGGCAACGTTCAGGAGAGTTTCAGTTGGTTCATCAGCGCCTATCAAGAGCTGGCCTCGTGGCGCGCCACCTGTGATCGTCTGCTGAGTTTCCGCCAGGCCATGACCGACAACGAAGAGCGCACCCCGGCCATTGACGTGCAGAATCAGGGCAACGAGCTGAAGGTGCACAACCTGGGGCTGGATCTGGCCGATGGCCGTCATCTGCTGACCAGCGCAGACATGACTGTTGAACCGGGTGAGCGGGTGATGCTCAGCGGGCGTTCTGGCAGTGGCAAGTCAACCTTGCTGCGGGCGATGGGACATTTGTGGCCTGCGGGGCACGGTAACATCCGCTTGCCGGCGGCGCGGTATCTGTTCCTGCCGCAAAAGCCGTATCTGCCGATCGGCACGCTGCGCGAGGCGTTGAGTTATCCACAAGCGGGCGACACCTACGCGCCGGAACGTTATGCACAAGTGCTGGAAACCTGCCGCTTGCCGCATCTGGTCGCGCGGCTGGACGAAGCCAATCACTGGCAGCGCATGCTCTCGCCGGGCGAACAGCAGCGTTTGGCTTTCGCCCGCGCCATGCTCTATGCACCGCAATGGCTGTACATGGATGAAGCGACTTCGGCGATGGATGAGGAAGACGAAGCGACGCTGTATCAGGCGCTGATTGACCAGTTGCCGGGGCTGAGCATTGTCAGTGTCGGCCATCGCAGCAGCTTGAAACGTTTCCATCCACGGCACGTGCGGATCGACAGCGGGCATCTGGTTGAACAGACCGTAACTGCCTGA